A region of Anopheles merus strain MAF chromosome 2R, AmerM5.1, whole genome shotgun sequence DNA encodes the following proteins:
- the LOC121588324 gene encoding eggshell protein 2A-like: MKATLFFLVVVLCAVALAAPPSEQKRGGKGKSEVQGKGKGNRQDESGSMEDGQQGGSSEESQGGKSEKSGKGGKGGKGGKGGKGGMDREMESSPRRMVNPKGKGKQEQQKEHGKGRENGKGKKN; the protein is encoded by the coding sequence ATGAAGGCTACTCTGTTCTTCCTGGTCGTCGTCCTGTGCGCAGTGGCTCTGGCTGCTCCACCATCCGAACAGAAGCGGGGTGGAAAGGGAAAGTCCGAAGTACAGGGCAAGGGCAAGGGCAACCGACAGGACGAGTCGGGATCGATGGAGGACGGACAGCAGGGTGGTAGCTCGGAGGAGAGCCAAGGTGGAAAGAGTGAAAAGAGTGGAAAGGGTGGAAAGGGCGGAAAGGGCGGCAAGGGAGGAAAGGGCGGTATGGATCGTGAGATGGAAAGCTCGCCGCGCCGCATGGTGAACCCGaaaggaaagggaaaacaGGAGCAGCAGAAGGAACACGGCAAGGGCCGTGAAAATGGCAAGGGCAAGAAGAACTAA
- the LOC121588255 gene encoding ammonium transporter Rh type A, protein MHTPGSSTAGYALLLIVQVVFIIVFGFCTDYAKELLPVKNETARVHSPAETEGGNLRKYPHFQDIHVMIFAGFAFLMTFLKRYGFSASGLNLLVAALVVQWAIIMRGCYEMEDGIIPISLQNLIGADIAAAAVLISMGALLGRTTPIQLLIMGILEIAIFAGNEYLQLELVKAADVGGSITVHAFGAYFGLAVSFMLRPKKEQAKAGPLEGSSYSSDISAMIGTIFLWIFWPSFNSALVDGADQERAIINTYLSLAGATVTTFVLSALVSHEHKLDMVHVQNSTLAGGVAVGSICNLLIHPFGALIVGVMAGVISVLGYRFLTPAILSNLRIADTCGVHNLHGMPAVLSAIFSAIYASFASVETYGTSLATIFPAMQNPNATNATSEMEPLEYVIGGYGRSGAKQGAFQLMAIGLTMVIAIVGGLITGLILKSPSVRQLEEHELHKDDAFWETPSEESTNTTSTTNESSN, encoded by the exons ATGCACACACCAGGATCCTCGACGGCCGGTTACGCACTGCTGCTGATCGTGCAGGTGGTTTTTATAATCGTGTTCGGATTCTGCACCGATTACGCCAAGGAACTGTTGCCCGTGAAAAATGAAACGGCCCGAGTCCACAGCCCTGCCGAGACCGAGGGAGGAAATCTGCGGAAATATCCTC ACTTTCAAGACATCCACGTGATGATCTTTGCCGGGTTTGCCTTCCTGATGACGTTTCTGAAGCGGTATGGCTTTAGTGCATCAGGGCTGAATCTGCTCGTGGCCGCCCTGGTCGTCCAGTGGGCCATCATCATGCGGGGCTGCTACGAGATGGAGGACGGCATCATACCGATCTCGCTGCAGAACCTGATCGGTGCGGACATTGCAGCGGCAGCCGTACTGATCAGCATGGGCGCTCTGCTCGGCCGTACGACACCGATCCAGCTGCTTATCATGGGCATTCTGGAGATTGCGATCTTCGCTGGCAACGAGTACCTGCAGCTGGAGCTGGTAAAGGCGGCCGATGTCGGTGGCTCGATCACGGTGCACGCATTCGGTGCGTACTTCGGGCTGGCCGTGAGCTTTATGCTACGACCGAAGAAGGAACAGGCGAAGGCCGGTCCGCTTGAAGGGTCATCGTACAGCTCGGACATCAGTGCCATGATCGGAACGATCTTTTTGTGGATCTTCTGGCCCAGCTTCAATTCGGCACTGGTCGATGGAGCGGACCAGGAGCGTGCCATCATCAATACGTATCTTTCGCTTGCCGGAGCGACGGTGACAACGTTCGTGCTGTCCGCGCTAGTGTCCCACGAGCACAAGCTGGACATGGTGCATGTGCAGAACTCGACGCTGGCTGGCGGTGTGGCGGTGGGATCGATCTGCAATCTGCTGATCcacccgttcggtgcactgaTCGTCGGCGTTATGGCAGGCGTTATTTCCGTGCTGGGCTATCGGTTTCTTACG CCCGCCATACTGTCTAATCTGCGCATTGCGGATACGTGCGGTGTGCACAACCTGCACGGCATGCCCGCCGTACTGTCGGCCATCTTCTCCGCCATTTATGCATCGTTTGCAAGTGTCGAGACATACGGCACCTCATTGGCTACGATTTTCCCCGCGATGCAGAATCCGAACGCCACCAATGCCACGTCGGAAATGGAACCGCTGGAATATGTCATCGGG GGATATGGCCGTTCTGGTGCTAAGCAGGGTGCTTTCCAGCTAATGGCAATTGGCTTAACGATGGTGATCGCCATTGTTGGCGGGCTGATTACCG gATTGATACTCAAGTCACCCTCAGTTCGTCAGTTGGAAGAACATGAGCTGCACAAAGACGATGCGTTCTGGGAAACGCCAtcagaagaatcgacgaacaCTACTAGCACCACCAACGAATCATCCAACTAG
- the LOC121588257 gene encoding uncharacterized protein LOC121588257 has translation MLIIKNKAVYFTLMLVVLSMCLDQTEARRKILRGRRTINRTFKRGPMIPAWAIITIVAIVNLLLGGIAYLIFRKVVLNAPIENVTSYTPAMQDEYSS, from the exons ATGCTTATCATAAAGAACAAAGCCGTTTACTTCACTCTCATGCTCG TTGTATTGAGCATGTGTTTGGATCAAACCGAGGCACGTCGCAAAATTCTTCGCGGACGCCGTACCATTAACCGAACCTTCAAAC GTGGACCAATGATTCCTGCATGGGCCATCATTACGATAGTGGCCATCGTGAATCTGCTGCTCGGCGGCATTGCCTATCTAATATTCCGCAAGGTCGTGCTCAATGCACCGATCGAAAACGTTACCTCCTACACGCCGGCCATGCAGGATGAGTACAGCTCCTGA